One genomic region from Salinicola endophyticus encodes:
- the rpmG gene encoding 50S ribosomal protein L33 codes for MRDKIKLVSSAGTGHFYTAAKNKRNTPDKLEFKKYDPVVRKHVIYKEAKIK; via the coding sequence ATGCGTGACAAGATCAAGTTGGTGTCCAGTGCCGGTACCGGTCACTTCTACACCGCCGCCAAGAACAAGCGTAACACCCCGGACAAGCTTGAATTCAAGAAGTACGATCCGGTCGTTCGCAAGCACGTCATCTACAAGGAAGCCAAGATCAAGTGA
- the radC gene encoding DNA repair protein RadC: MGINDWPAGERPREKLLTLGASALSDAELLAIFLRVGVKGRSAVDLARDLLASFGGLRALLEADRQRFCAEHGLGEAKYVQLQATLELSRRHLGSLLERDAALTSPTLVRRFLSAQLRHLPHEAFAALFLDNQHRVIRFEILAEGTLDGASIYPREVARRALAHNAGALIFAHNHPSGVAEPSQSDRRVTERLSEALGLFDIRVLDHFVVGDGEVISFVERGWL; the protein is encoded by the coding sequence ATGGGGATCAACGACTGGCCGGCGGGGGAGCGCCCGCGAGAGAAGCTGCTGACGCTGGGCGCTTCGGCGCTCTCCGATGCCGAGCTGCTGGCGATCTTCCTGCGCGTCGGGGTCAAGGGGCGCTCGGCGGTCGACCTGGCGCGGGATCTGCTCGCCAGCTTCGGTGGGTTGCGGGCGCTGCTGGAGGCGGATCGCCAGCGCTTCTGTGCCGAGCATGGGCTGGGCGAGGCCAAGTACGTGCAGCTGCAGGCGACGCTGGAGCTGTCGCGGCGCCATCTCGGCAGCCTGCTCGAGCGCGACGCCGCGCTCACCTCGCCGACCCTGGTTCGACGCTTTCTCAGTGCTCAGCTGCGTCATCTCCCCCACGAGGCGTTCGCGGCGCTGTTCCTGGATAACCAGCATCGGGTGATCCGCTTCGAGATTCTCGCCGAAGGCACGCTGGATGGGGCCTCGATCTACCCGCGGGAGGTGGCGCGTCGGGCGCTGGCCCACAACGCCGGCGCGCTGATCTTCGCTCACAACCATCCCTCCGGCGTGGCCGAACCGAGCCAGTCGGATCGCCGGGTCACCGAGCGCCTGAGCGAGGCGCTGGGGCTGTTCGATATTCGCGTGCTCGATCACTTCGTGGTGGGCGACGGTGAGGTGATCTCGTTCGTCGAAAGGGGCTGGCTGTGA
- a CDS encoding class I SAM-dependent rRNA methyltransferase — MESSVPQTLRLKKNADRRLKAGHLWLYSNEIDIQATPLKGLEPGAQAVIEAANGKPLGVAYVNPHSLICARVVSRDADVRLDRSLLVHRFNQALGLRERLFAKPFYRLVHGEGDLLPGLIVDRFDDVLVVQLNTLGMERVRDEVIAALDKVLSPRAIVFKNDSSGRRLEQLKSEVAVVHGELPEQVLLEENGVRFVAPVLDGQKTGWFYDHRANRAWLNGLVAGKRVLDLFSYVGGWGVQAAAHGASEVLCVDASEAALERVAENAALNGLHEQVAVGHGDVFEALTALRAEGERFDVVVLDPPAFIKKRKDITNGERAYARLNREAMRLLGRDGLLLSASCSMHLAEERLVECVRGAVRHQDRHGQILYRGGQAGDHPIHPAIPETAYLKALGVRVFRN; from the coding sequence ATGGAGTCCTCCGTGCCCCAGACCCTGCGCCTCAAGAAGAACGCCGACCGCCGCCTGAAGGCGGGCCATCTGTGGCTCTACTCCAACGAGATCGACATTCAGGCGACGCCGCTGAAGGGGCTCGAGCCCGGTGCCCAGGCGGTGATCGAGGCCGCCAACGGCAAGCCGCTGGGGGTGGCCTACGTCAACCCGCACTCGCTGATCTGCGCCCGTGTGGTCTCGCGGGATGCCGACGTGCGCCTGGACCGTTCGCTGCTGGTGCACCGTTTCAATCAGGCGCTCGGCCTGCGCGAGCGGCTCTTCGCCAAGCCGTTCTACCGTCTGGTCCACGGCGAGGGTGACCTGCTGCCGGGGCTGATCGTCGATCGTTTCGACGATGTGCTGGTGGTGCAGCTCAATACCCTGGGCATGGAGCGGGTGCGCGACGAGGTGATCGCGGCGCTGGACAAGGTGCTGTCGCCGCGGGCGATCGTGTTCAAGAACGACTCCAGCGGCCGCCGTCTCGAACAGCTCAAGTCGGAAGTGGCGGTGGTCCACGGTGAACTGCCCGAGCAGGTGCTGCTCGAGGAGAACGGGGTGCGCTTCGTCGCCCCGGTGCTGGATGGCCAGAAGACCGGCTGGTTCTATGATCACCGCGCCAACCGTGCCTGGCTCAACGGCCTGGTCGCCGGCAAGCGGGTGCTCGACCTGTTCAGCTACGTCGGTGGTTGGGGCGTGCAGGCGGCGGCCCACGGCGCCAGCGAGGTGCTCTGCGTCGACGCCTCCGAGGCGGCGCTCGAGCGGGTCGCCGAGAACGCTGCGCTCAACGGCCTGCACGAGCAGGTGGCGGTGGGCCACGGCGACGTGTTCGAGGCGCTGACCGCGCTGCGCGCCGAGGGTGAGCGCTTCGACGTGGTGGTGCTCGACCCGCCGGCCTTCATCAAGAAGCGCAAGGACATCACCAACGGCGAGCGCGCCTACGCGCGTCTGAACCGCGAGGCGATGCGCCTGCTCGGCCGCGATGGCCTGCTGCTGTCGGCGTCGTGCTCGATGCACCTGGCCGAGGAGCGTCTGGTCGAGTGCGTGCGCGGGGCCGTGCGCCACCAGGACCGCCATGGCCAGATCCTCTATCGCGGCGGCCAGGCCGGCGACCATCCGATCCACCCGGCAATCCCCGAGACCGCCTATCTCAAGGCGCTCGGCGTGCGTGTCTTCCGCAACTAA
- the mutM gene encoding bifunctional DNA-formamidopyrimidine glycosylase/DNA-(apurinic or apyrimidinic site) lyase, translated as MPELPEVETTRRGIAPHVEGREIVEVIVRSRSLRVPVPVDLEAALIGARFGELARRAKYLLLPVGDRSLLWHLGMSGSLRLARVGDLPKKHDHVDVVVEGGAILRYHDPRRFGFVDWLAPDVASDPRLARLGPEPLSPDFDGARLYTLSRGRRAAIKPFIMDNAVVVGVGNIYASEALFMAGIDPRRAAGRVSRERYARLAEAIKTVLAAAITQGGTTLRDFVSGSGEPGYFAQRLNVYGRGGEPCRECGHLLRQVTLGQRASVYCPICQR; from the coding sequence ATGCCCGAGCTTCCTGAAGTCGAGACCACCCGTCGCGGTATCGCGCCCCACGTCGAGGGTCGTGAGATCGTCGAGGTGATCGTACGCAGCCGCAGCCTGCGTGTACCAGTGCCGGTAGATCTGGAAGCGGCGCTGATCGGTGCGCGCTTCGGAGAGCTCGCGCGGCGCGCCAAGTATCTGCTGTTGCCGGTGGGTGATCGCTCGCTGCTGTGGCACCTGGGCATGTCCGGCAGCCTGCGTCTGGCGCGGGTGGGCGATCTGCCCAAGAAGCACGATCATGTCGACGTGGTGGTCGAGGGCGGTGCCATCCTGCGCTACCACGATCCGCGCCGCTTCGGCTTCGTCGACTGGCTGGCACCTGACGTCGCCAGCGACCCCAGGCTCGCGCGGCTGGGGCCGGAGCCGCTGTCGCCCGATTTCGATGGCGCGCGTCTCTACACCCTCTCGCGGGGGCGCCGGGCGGCGATCAAGCCGTTCATCATGGACAATGCCGTGGTGGTGGGGGTGGGCAACATCTACGCCAGCGAGGCGCTGTTCATGGCCGGGATCGACCCGCGCCGCGCCGCCGGACGCGTCTCGCGCGAGCGCTATGCGCGCCTGGCCGAGGCGATCAAGACGGTGCTGGCGGCGGCGATCACCCAGGGCGGCACGACCCTGCGCGATTTCGTCAGCGGCAGCGGCGAGCCCGGCTACTTCGCCCAGCGCCTCAACGTCTACGGCCGTGGCGGCGAGCCGTGCCGCGAGTGCGGCCATCTGCTGCGCCAGGTGACGCTGGGGCAGCGTGCCAGCGTCTACTGTCCGATCTGCCAGCGCTGA
- a CDS encoding GntR family transcriptional regulator has translation MSQSLYSLWEDAATGPVRQRLYATLRQAIIRLTLAPGQALSEKEIADTFAVSRQPVREAFIRLSEAGLVEVRPQRGTFVVKISPRAVYSARFVREAIEVAVAKSAAESGLSRRGLDELYELVERQRRTLGSDEYERFYLLDEAFHQTLSREAGHASAWRFTEEVKAHFDRVRYISMPDGTPLETLVAQHERIVGAIAERDPAAAERAVQAHLRELLTSLPRLIERHPELFAEC, from the coding sequence GTGAGCCAATCGCTCTACAGCCTGTGGGAAGACGCCGCCACCGGCCCGGTCCGCCAGCGCCTCTACGCCACCCTGCGCCAGGCGATCATCCGCTTGACGCTGGCCCCCGGCCAGGCGCTGTCGGAGAAGGAGATCGCCGATACCTTCGCGGTCAGCCGCCAGCCGGTGCGCGAGGCGTTCATCCGCCTCTCCGAGGCGGGACTGGTCGAGGTGCGCCCCCAGCGCGGCACCTTCGTGGTCAAGATCTCGCCGCGGGCGGTCTACAGCGCGCGCTTCGTGCGCGAAGCGATCGAGGTCGCGGTGGCCAAGTCGGCGGCGGAGTCGGGGCTTTCGCGACGCGGCCTGGACGAGCTCTACGAGCTGGTCGAGCGTCAGCGGCGCACCCTCGGCAGCGACGAATACGAGCGCTTCTATCTGCTCGACGAAGCCTTCCACCAGACGCTGTCGCGGGAGGCGGGCCACGCCTCGGCGTGGCGTTTCACCGAAGAGGTCAAGGCGCACTTCGACCGCGTGCGCTACATCAGCATGCCCGACGGCACGCCGCTGGAGACCCTGGTGGCCCAGCATGAGCGCATCGTCGGCGCCATCGCCGAGCGCGACCCGGCCGCCGCCGAGCGCGCGGTGCAGGCGCACCTGCGCGAGCTCCTGACCTCGCTGCCACGTCTTATCGAACGTCATCCCGAGCTGTTCGCCGAGTGCTGA
- a CDS encoding thioesterase family protein, with amino-acid sequence MSWDLPRPFLLDIAVEASHIDHYGHVNNAEYLRWVEQASWAHSRALGLSLDDYRALDRGMVVHRHELDYLAPAFEGDGLKIATWIVACDGRLTLTRRFQLRNDATGATLLRAQTRFACIELSSGRARRMPARFVEVYGEAVTSPVIG; translated from the coding sequence ATGAGCTGGGATCTGCCCCGACCCTTCCTCCTCGACATCGCGGTCGAGGCGAGCCATATCGACCACTACGGCCACGTCAACAACGCCGAGTACCTGCGCTGGGTGGAGCAGGCCAGCTGGGCTCACTCGCGGGCGCTGGGGCTAAGCCTCGACGACTACCGCGCGCTCGATCGCGGCATGGTGGTGCATCGCCACGAACTCGACTATCTCGCCCCGGCGTTCGAAGGCGATGGGCTCAAGATCGCCACCTGGATCGTCGCCTGCGATGGCCGCCTGACGCTGACACGGCGCTTCCAGCTGCGCAATGACGCGACCGGCGCCACCTTGCTGCGAGCCCAGACTCGCTTTGCCTGTATCGAACTCTCCAGCGGTCGGGCGCGACGCATGCCGGCACGCTTCGTCGAGGTCTACGGTGAGGCGGTGACATCTCCTGTCATCGGCTAG
- the rpmB gene encoding 50S ribosomal protein L28, with translation MSQVCQVTGKRPVTGNNVSHSQRKTRRRFVPNLHTHRFWVESEKRFVKLRISSKGMRIIDKKGIDAVLSDIRKRDASI, from the coding sequence ATGTCCCAAGTTTGTCAGGTTACCGGTAAGCGTCCGGTGACTGGTAATAACGTCTCGCACTCACAGCGCAAGACGCGTCGTCGTTTCGTGCCGAACCTGCACACCCATCGTTTCTGGGTCGAGTCCGAGAAGCGTTTCGTCAAGCTGCGTATCTCTTCCAAGGGCATGCGCATCATCGACAAGAAAGGCATCGACGCGGTGCTCAGCGACATCCGCAAGCGCGACGCCAGCATTTAA
- a CDS encoding helix-turn-helix domain-containing protein codes for MTVPASRDASQTPSTLRHVMALLRVTAACGARGAGIDDYLDATELSRPTIYRLLKGLREEGFLRPSPLRHRYLLGYELLVLGAEAGNGAQLRDLARPRLLALAQRLGGSFYLFAHDGLHAVCLEIQNGAYPVGGFVASIGGRVPLGVGQASIALLASLEARERAWILETNRECLSRDYAIGVDAVRREIDYCHAHGHARGVEGSSLPEFTGLAMPLLGPGERCLGAFSCSLLKSRLSEAHRATLITAMASEVAGLKADLHGLLQPES; via the coding sequence ATGACCGTGCCTGCTAGCCGTGATGCCTCCCAGACGCCTTCGACCCTGCGCCACGTGATGGCGCTGCTGCGCGTGACCGCCGCCTGCGGCGCTCGTGGCGCGGGTATCGATGACTATCTCGACGCCACCGAGCTGAGCCGGCCGACCATCTATCGCCTGCTCAAGGGGCTACGCGAGGAGGGCTTTCTGCGCCCCTCGCCGCTGCGCCACCGCTATCTGCTCGGCTACGAGCTGCTGGTGCTGGGGGCCGAGGCGGGCAATGGCGCCCAGCTGCGTGACCTGGCCCGGCCGCGGCTGCTGGCGCTGGCCCAGCGCCTGGGCGGCAGCTTCTATCTGTTCGCCCACGATGGCCTGCACGCGGTTTGCCTGGAAATTCAGAACGGGGCCTACCCGGTGGGGGGCTTCGTGGCGTCCATCGGTGGACGCGTGCCGCTGGGCGTGGGCCAGGCCTCGATCGCACTGCTGGCATCGCTGGAGGCGCGCGAGCGGGCGTGGATTCTGGAGACCAATCGCGAGTGCCTGTCGCGCGACTACGCCATCGGCGTTGACGCGGTGCGCCGCGAGATCGACTACTGCCATGCCCACGGACACGCCCGCGGGGTGGAGGGCTCTAGCCTGCCCGAGTTCACCGGACTGGCGATGCCGCTGCTCGGCCCGGGCGAGCGCTGTCTCGGCGCCTTCAGCTGTTCGCTGCTCAAGTCGCGCCTGAGCGAGGCGCACCGCGCCACGCTGATCACCGCCATGGCCAGCGAGGTCGCCGGGCTGAAGGCCGATCTCCACGGCCTGCTGCAGCCGGAGTCCTGA
- a CDS encoding Zn-dependent oxidoreductase, which produces MQAFRVSAPHAFAVTEQPAPAAAAGEVIVDVAYAGICGSDMHIIHGDNAFVQFPRITGHEFAGVISAVGAGVDAARIGERVCVDPVVACGSCYPCRIGRPNVCSAMQVIGVHRSGGFAEQVNVPAANAHRVPDALDLDAAALVEPYSIAANVLARMEPQPGDRLLVIGAGVIGLTVLQMARALGIEEVIVTDILDARLASARELGASHVINGRESDLETAVRDVTAGEGIPLIADAACIPAMLPAMLRMACPAGRIGLLGFSPAPSDLIQLEVIKKELTLVGSRLNNRRFPSVIAQIAAGRLDPKALISHRVALAEMPSAIDLLDNHPERARKVLVRIAP; this is translated from the coding sequence ATGCAAGCCTTTCGTGTCAGCGCCCCGCACGCCTTCGCGGTCACCGAGCAGCCCGCTCCCGCCGCCGCCGCGGGCGAGGTGATCGTCGACGTCGCCTACGCCGGCATCTGCGGCTCGGACATGCACATCATCCACGGTGACAACGCCTTCGTGCAGTTCCCACGGATCACCGGCCACGAGTTCGCCGGGGTGATCAGCGCGGTGGGCGCAGGTGTGGATGCCGCGCGTATCGGCGAACGGGTCTGCGTCGACCCGGTGGTCGCCTGCGGCAGCTGCTATCCCTGCCGCATCGGCCGGCCCAACGTCTGCAGCGCCATGCAGGTGATCGGCGTGCATCGCAGCGGCGGCTTTGCCGAGCAGGTCAATGTCCCCGCCGCCAACGCCCACCGGGTTCCCGACGCGCTGGACCTCGATGCCGCGGCCCTGGTCGAGCCCTACTCCATCGCCGCCAACGTGCTCGCCCGCATGGAGCCGCAGCCGGGCGATCGCCTGCTGGTGATCGGCGCCGGGGTCATCGGACTGACCGTGCTGCAGATGGCCCGCGCCCTGGGCATCGAGGAGGTGATCGTCACCGATATTCTCGACGCCCGCCTGGCAAGCGCTCGTGAGCTCGGTGCCAGCCACGTGATCAACGGCCGCGAGAGCGACCTCGAGACCGCCGTGCGGGACGTGACCGCCGGCGAGGGCATCCCGCTGATCGCCGATGCCGCCTGCATCCCGGCGATGCTGCCGGCCATGCTGCGCATGGCCTGCCCGGCCGGACGCATCGGCCTGCTCGGTTTCAGCCCGGCGCCGAGCGACCTGATCCAGCTGGAGGTGATCAAGAAGGAGCTGACGCTGGTCGGCTCGCGGCTCAACAACCGCCGGTTTCCGTCGGTGATCGCGCAGATAGCCGCCGGGCGTCTCGATCCCAAGGCGCTGATCAGCCACCGCGTGGCGCTGGCGGAGATGCCGTCCGCGATCGACCTGCTCGACAACCACCCGGAACGCGCGCGCAAGGTGCTGGTACGCATCGCACCCTGA
- a CDS encoding DUF2007 domain-containing protein yields the protein MTALVCLFRHPNVLLVCHVRNVIDSAGIGVELRNMTLAGAAGELPMDQCEPQVWVARADCERARGLLREALEGPADVPADWVCPGCGERLGGAFDTCWQCATPRPAAGAASA from the coding sequence ATGACGGCGCTTGTCTGTCTCTTTCGTCATCCCAATGTCTTGCTGGTGTGTCATGTTCGCAACGTCATCGACAGTGCGGGTATCGGCGTCGAGTTGCGTAACATGACCCTGGCCGGCGCCGCCGGCGAGCTGCCCATGGATCAGTGCGAGCCGCAGGTGTGGGTGGCCCGGGCCGACTGCGAGCGTGCCCGGGGGCTGCTGCGCGAGGCGCTGGAGGGGCCGGCCGACGTGCCCGCCGACTGGGTCTGTCCCGGCTGCGGCGAGCGCCTCGGTGGCGCCTTCGATACCTGCTGGCAGTGCGCGACGCCGCGTCCGGCAGCCGGTGCGGCGTCGGCCTGA
- a CDS encoding FAD-binding oxidoreductase gives MTLAPHLAPHLVTHPAHRSACGWQALLPARPPGPSQRGDERADLVVVGAGYTGVAAARAYQALAPERRVVMLEAERVGDGSPGRNSGFMLEIALANDASSGALSRMATLNRLSREAMASLKAQVDTHAIDCQLTRSGTYRAARGAAGRAALASYAEFLHAAGLDYRHLDRAALAERLGTDYYAEGLYSPDCYLVQPAALIRGLVAALPPAVTCYEQSPALSLTRDGDGWRVSTPEGEIRTRQVMLANNAFARALGADRSRLTAIYTYAALTAPLAPERVAAVAGAPWGLLPAHRLGCTLRTTADRRLMIRAQYDYERERDPATVAAALATSLTARYPALADVGFERVWGGTTGLTYNGAPLWGEIGPGLYVSAGCNGGGIVKGSVLGEALARLALGRPAEDIPALFGRASWMPPAPIRRLAFEAIRRVEQRRGRDEA, from the coding sequence ATGACGTTAGCCCCTCACCTGGCGCCGCATCTTGTCACCCATCCCGCTCATCGCAGCGCCTGCGGCTGGCAGGCACTGCTGCCGGCACGCCCGCCCGGGCCTAGCCAGCGCGGCGACGAGCGCGCCGACCTGGTGGTGGTCGGCGCCGGCTATACCGGCGTCGCCGCCGCGCGGGCCTATCAGGCGCTGGCCCCCGAGCGGCGCGTGGTGATGCTCGAGGCGGAGCGGGTGGGCGACGGCAGCCCGGGGCGCAACTCGGGTTTCATGCTGGAGATCGCGCTGGCCAACGATGCCAGCAGCGGAGCGCTGTCGCGCATGGCGACCCTCAACCGCCTCAGTCGCGAGGCGATGGCATCGCTCAAGGCGCAGGTCGATACCCACGCTATCGACTGCCAGCTGACCCGCAGCGGCACCTACCGCGCCGCCCGGGGCGCTGCCGGGCGCGCGGCTCTGGCCAGTTACGCCGAGTTTCTGCACGCGGCGGGGCTCGATTACCGCCACCTCGATCGCGCGGCCCTGGCCGAGCGGCTGGGTACCGACTACTACGCCGAGGGGCTCTACTCGCCGGACTGCTATCTGGTGCAGCCGGCGGCGCTGATTCGCGGGCTGGTGGCGGCGCTGCCGCCGGCGGTCACCTGCTACGAGCAGAGCCCGGCGCTGTCACTGACCCGCGACGGCGACGGCTGGCGCGTGAGCACCCCCGAGGGCGAGATTCGCACGCGCCAGGTGATGCTGGCCAACAATGCCTTCGCGCGCGCCCTGGGGGCCGACCGTTCGCGCCTTACCGCCATCTATACCTATGCCGCGCTGACCGCACCGCTGGCCCCCGAGCGGGTCGCTGCGGTGGCCGGCGCGCCCTGGGGGCTGCTGCCGGCGCATCGGCTCGGCTGCACCCTGCGCACCACCGCCGACCGGCGCCTGATGATCCGTGCCCAGTACGACTACGAGCGCGAACGCGACCCCGCCACGGTGGCCGCCGCGCTGGCCACGAGCCTGACGGCGCGCTATCCGGCGCTGGCCGATGTCGGCTTCGAGCGGGTCTGGGGCGGCACCACCGGGCTGACTTACAACGGCGCGCCGCTATGGGGCGAGATCGGCCCGGGGCTATACGTCTCGGCGGGCTGCAACGGTGGCGGCATCGTCAAGGGCAGCGTGCTGGGCGAGGCGCTGGCGCGGCTGGCGCTGGGGCGGCCGGCGGAGGACATCCCGGCGCTGTTCGGCCGCGCCAGCTGGATGCCACCGGCGCCGATCCGGCGTCTGGCATTCGAAGCGATCCGCCGCGTGGAGCAGCGCCGCGGCCGCGACGAGGCATAG
- the ald gene encoding alanine dehydrogenase, with protein sequence MHIGVPKEIKNHEYRVALTPGGARELVARGHRVSVETSAGGGAGYPDDAYREAGAAIVEDVEALWREAEAILKVKEPQAVEVARLRPGQILFTYLHLAAEETLTRGLLDSGATCIAYETITDAQGGLPLLAPMSRVAGRMAIQAGAHSLEKAQGGAGILLPGVPGVAPAKVSVIGGGVVGENAARMALGLGAEVTILDKSLARLEVLDHRYQGAIRTVYSTAETLEQAIRESDLIVGAVLVPGAAAPKLITRAMLAEMKPGSVLVDVAIDQGGCFETSRPTTHAEPSYIVDGIVHYCVANMPGAVARTSTQALTNATLPFVIALADKGWQQALTDDSHFLAGLNVHAGQLTYAAVGEAFDIEAVDAESCLR encoded by the coding sequence ATGCATATCGGTGTCCCCAAGGAAATCAAGAACCATGAGTATCGCGTCGCCCTGACCCCGGGCGGCGCGCGTGAACTCGTCGCCCGTGGCCATCGGGTGTCGGTCGAGACGAGCGCCGGTGGCGGCGCCGGTTACCCCGACGATGCCTACCGCGAGGCCGGCGCGGCGATCGTCGAGGACGTCGAGGCGCTGTGGCGCGAGGCCGAGGCGATCCTCAAGGTCAAGGAGCCCCAGGCGGTGGAGGTGGCGCGGCTGCGTCCGGGCCAGATCCTGTTCACCTATCTGCATCTGGCCGCGGAGGAGACGCTCACCCGGGGGCTGCTCGACAGCGGCGCCACCTGCATCGCCTACGAGACCATCACCGACGCCCAGGGCGGGCTGCCGCTGCTGGCGCCGATGAGCCGGGTCGCCGGGCGCATGGCGATCCAGGCCGGTGCGCACAGCCTGGAGAAGGCCCAGGGCGGAGCCGGCATCCTGCTGCCGGGGGTACCCGGGGTGGCGCCGGCCAAGGTCAGCGTGATCGGCGGCGGCGTGGTCGGCGAGAACGCTGCGCGCATGGCGCTCGGCCTGGGCGCCGAGGTGACCATCCTCGACAAGTCGCTGGCGCGCCTCGAGGTGCTCGATCACCGCTACCAGGGGGCCATCCGTACCGTCTATTCCACTGCCGAGACCCTGGAACAGGCGATTCGCGAATCGGACCTGATCGTCGGCGCGGTGCTGGTGCCCGGCGCCGCCGCGCCCAAGCTGATCACCCGCGCCATGCTCGCCGAGATGAAGCCCGGCAGCGTGCTGGTCGACGTGGCGATCGATCAGGGCGGCTGCTTCGAGACCAGCCGTCCCACCACCCATGCCGAGCCTAGCTACATTGTCGACGGCATCGTCCACTACTGCGTGGCCAATATGCCGGGCGCAGTGGCGCGCACCTCCACCCAGGCGCTGACCAACGCCACCCTGCCGTTCGTCATCGCCCTGGCCGACAAGGGCTGGCAGCAGGCGCTGACCGACGATAGCCACTTCCTTGCCGGGCTCAACGTCCACGCCGGGCAGTTGACCTACGCTGCGGTGGGTGAGGCGTTCGACATCGAGGCGGTCGACGCCGAGAGCTGCTTGCGCTGA
- the manD gene encoding D-mannonate dehydratase ManD — MKIIDARVIVTCPGRNFVTLKLITDCGIHGIGDATLNGREMAVAAYLQEHVVPALIGRDASRIEDTWQYLYRGAYWRRGPVTMSAISAVDMALWDIQGKAAGMPLYQLLGGKSRERVMTYAHCTGKDIDSCLAEVARHVELGYKAVRVQAGVPGIETIYGVAKRDGERYEPADAELPAEHVWSTEKYLNHVPKLFAAVREQFGHELHLLHDVHHRLTPIEAARLGKAVEPYHLFWLEDCVPAENQESLRLIREHTTTPLAIGEVFNSIHDCREMIQNQWIDYIRTPLTHGGGITHVRRIADFASLYHVRTGFHGPTDLSPVCLGAAVHFDTWVPNFGIQEHMPHDPLTDSVFPHDYRFEAGHFVVGESPGHGVDIDEEAAARYPYKPASLPVNRLEDGTLWHW, encoded by the coding sequence ATGAAAATCATCGATGCCCGCGTCATCGTCACCTGCCCGGGACGCAACTTCGTCACCCTCAAGCTCATCACCGACTGCGGCATCCACGGCATCGGCGACGCCACCTTGAACGGCCGCGAGATGGCCGTGGCCGCCTATCTGCAGGAGCACGTGGTACCGGCGCTGATCGGCCGCGACGCCAGCCGTATCGAGGACACCTGGCAGTACCTCTATCGCGGCGCCTACTGGCGTCGCGGCCCGGTCACCATGAGCGCGATCAGTGCAGTGGACATGGCGCTGTGGGACATCCAGGGCAAGGCCGCCGGCATGCCGCTCTACCAGCTTCTGGGCGGCAAGAGCCGCGAGCGGGTGATGACCTATGCCCACTGCACCGGCAAGGATATCGACAGCTGCCTCGCGGAGGTCGCCCGCCACGTCGAACTGGGCTACAAGGCCGTGCGCGTACAGGCCGGCGTGCCGGGCATCGAGACGATCTACGGCGTGGCCAAGCGCGACGGCGAGCGCTACGAGCCGGCGGATGCCGAACTGCCCGCCGAGCACGTCTGGAGCACGGAGAAGTACCTCAACCACGTGCCCAAGCTGTTCGCCGCCGTGCGCGAGCAGTTCGGCCACGAGCTGCACCTGCTCCACGACGTCCACCACCGGCTGACTCCGATCGAAGCGGCACGGCTGGGCAAGGCGGTAGAGCCCTACCACCTGTTCTGGCTGGAGGATTGCGTGCCCGCCGAGAACCAGGAGAGCCTGCGTCTGATCCGCGAGCACACCACCACGCCGCTGGCCATCGGTGAGGTGTTCAACTCGATCCACGACTGCCGCGAGATGATCCAGAACCAGTGGATCGACTATATCCGCACGCCGCTGACCCACGGTGGCGGCATCACCCACGTGCGCCGGATCGCCGACTTCGCCTCGCTCTATCACGTGCGCACCGGCTTCCACGGGCCGACGGATCTGTCGCCGGTGTGCCTCGGCGCGGCGGTTCACTTCGACACCTGGGTGCCCAACTTCGGCATTCAGGAGCACATGCCCCATGACCCGCTGACCGATAGCGTCTTCCCCCACGACTATCGCTTCGAGGCGGGGCACTTCGTGGTCGGCGAGTCGCCGGGCCACGGCGTCGACATCGACGAGGAAGCCGCCGCCCGCTATCCGTACAAACCCGCCAGCCTGCCGGTCAACCGGCTCGAGGACGGCACCCTGTGGCACTGGTGA